Proteins encoded together in one Candidatus Methylomirabilis limnetica window:
- a CDS encoding regulatory protein RecX: MGVRLLTVRDRTRAELARLLAVRGFDRADSQVALDRLQEQGYLDDRRFATTWARSRLRTKPMGSYRLGKELEVKGVEEQLVREVLGDLYEEGEEPAARRAMAGKLSVLGRLPASARTLRVARFLQRRGFSSEMIWRLLHEEQQG, encoded by the coding sequence GTGGGCGTACGCCTTCTTACTGTTCGGGACAGAACGCGCGCTGAGCTTGCTCGCCTCCTTGCGGTCAGGGGATTTGACCGAGCCGACTCACAGGTAGCGCTCGATCGGCTGCAAGAGCAGGGGTACCTGGACGACCGACGATTCGCGACCACCTGGGCCAGGAGCCGTCTCCGAACAAAACCGATGGGGTCGTATCGGCTTGGCAAGGAGCTCGAGGTCAAGGGGGTTGAGGAGCAACTCGTGCGTGAGGTCCTGGGGGACCTTTACGAAGAGGGAGAAGAGCCGGCAGCCCGCCGTGCTATGGCAGGAAAGCTCTCGGTACTCGGGCGTCTTCCGGCTTCAGCCAGGACCCTCCGGGTGGCGCGATTTTTACAGCGGAGAGGATTTTCAAGCGAAATGATCTGGCGACTGCTTCACGAGGAGCAGCAGGGGTAA
- the alaS gene encoding alanine--tRNA ligase produces MTGGEIRERFLRFFERNDHTVVASSSLVPADDPTLLFTNAGMVPFKGVFLGTDPRPYRRAASIQKCLRVSGKHNDLENVGRTARHHTFFEMLGNFSFGDYFKESAIEYGWAFLTRELKLPADRLWATIYKDDDEAFNLWQRLAGLPPDRVVRLGDKDNFWTMGETGPCGPCSELIFDQGPMVGCGRTTCSIECGCDRYLELWNLVFMQYNRDASGTLTPLPKPSIDTGAGLERMAAVCQGVTSNFETDLIRPLIATVEELSQKRYGADEKDDVSMRVIADHARAVTFALADGVLPGNEGRGYVLRRILRRALRHGRLLGLDKPFLAAATDKVIDLMTDAYPDLPASRAHVARFAWIEEDRFSIVLREALPRLHDLIQNVKTQAAERAMLPGSTLFELYDTFGVPRDLMDEIATEQSVECDWGGFEVELRRQREQSRSHLKAFGDVQGVAEAFRDLAKTGRTVFLGYECLDLQASVVAVLADGKQVDRIDVGQEGDVVLDQTPFYAESGGQVGDTGYLRGEALIAEVLDTKRPLTGLIVHRVRVKRGDIRRGQRLTASVDACRRDTTVKNHTATHLVHAALRQILGDHVRQEGSLVAPDRLRFDFRHYGPLSPAEITQIEEIVNTRLWANQPVVIEEMRMDEALAKGALAFFGDKYGDEVRVVSIADFSIELCGGAHTKATGEIGLFKISHETGVAAGVRRIEALTGPGAFQHLKREGEVLQESADRLKSKPLEVPEKVDRLFDATRALEREVQQLRAKLGAEMAEELLKKATQVSGVTVVTGLAEWCDQRALRELADRLRAKISSGVIVLATSSDGRVSWVAAVTPDLTSRLHAGKLVKEVASITGGSGGGRADLAEAGGKDPDKLNLALQLIPDLVRRFLA; encoded by the coding sequence TTGACAGGCGGAGAGATCCGCGAGCGGTTTTTGCGATTCTTTGAGCGGAACGATCATACGGTGGTTGCCAGTTCCTCACTGGTCCCAGCCGACGATCCGACGCTACTCTTCACCAATGCCGGAATGGTTCCGTTCAAAGGGGTCTTTCTCGGAACCGATCCGCGTCCCTACCGGCGTGCCGCCTCGATCCAGAAGTGTTTGCGCGTCAGCGGTAAACATAACGATCTGGAGAATGTCGGTAGAACCGCCCGCCACCACACCTTTTTCGAGATGCTCGGCAACTTCTCCTTTGGCGATTATTTTAAGGAGAGTGCCATTGAATATGGTTGGGCGTTCCTGACGCGCGAGCTCAAGCTGCCTGCGGATCGGCTCTGGGCCACCATTTACAAGGATGATGATGAGGCGTTCAACCTATGGCAGAGGCTTGCCGGCCTGCCGCCCGATCGAGTCGTTCGCCTGGGGGACAAGGACAATTTCTGGACCATGGGCGAGACAGGTCCATGTGGGCCCTGCTCTGAACTGATCTTTGATCAGGGTCCGATGGTGGGCTGCGGGCGGACGACCTGTAGCATTGAGTGCGGGTGCGATCGCTATCTGGAACTCTGGAACCTGGTATTCATGCAATACAATCGTGATGCCTCCGGGACCCTCACGCCTCTGCCCAAGCCGAGTATCGATACCGGTGCTGGGCTGGAGCGAATGGCCGCGGTATGCCAAGGGGTCACGAGTAATTTTGAGACCGACCTGATCCGGCCGCTGATCGCGACGGTAGAGGAGCTCTCGCAGAAGCGCTATGGCGCTGACGAGAAGGACGATGTGTCGATGCGGGTGATCGCCGATCATGCACGAGCGGTCACCTTCGCGTTGGCCGACGGTGTTCTGCCCGGCAATGAGGGGCGGGGCTACGTACTGCGGCGGATCCTGCGGCGCGCACTTCGACATGGCCGTCTCCTGGGACTTGACAAGCCGTTTCTGGCTGCTGCGACCGATAAGGTGATCGACCTGATGACGGATGCCTATCCGGATCTCCCGGCTAGCCGAGCGCATGTCGCGCGCTTCGCCTGGATCGAGGAGGATCGATTCAGCATCGTGCTGCGCGAGGCGCTGCCACGCCTTCATGACCTGATCCAGAATGTGAAGACCCAGGCGGCGGAGCGGGCCATGCTTCCAGGTTCAACGCTCTTTGAGCTGTACGACACCTTCGGAGTGCCTCGGGACCTGATGGACGAGATTGCCACTGAGCAGTCAGTCGAATGCGATTGGGGCGGGTTCGAGGTAGAGTTGAGACGCCAGCGTGAACAGTCGCGATCGCATCTGAAGGCATTTGGAGACGTCCAAGGGGTCGCAGAGGCATTCCGTGACCTTGCGAAGACGGGGCGAACGGTATTCCTGGGCTACGAGTGTCTCGATCTGCAAGCGTCGGTAGTTGCGGTTCTGGCAGATGGGAAACAGGTCGATCGGATCGATGTGGGGCAGGAGGGAGATGTCGTCCTCGACCAAACTCCTTTCTATGCAGAATCTGGTGGTCAAGTGGGTGATACCGGGTACCTTCGTGGTGAGGCGCTTATCGCGGAGGTCCTGGATACCAAACGGCCGCTTACTGGATTAATCGTTCACCGAGTCCGGGTAAAGCGGGGCGACATCAGGAGAGGTCAGCGGCTCACGGCTTCGGTTGATGCATGCCGGCGCGACACGACGGTCAAGAACCACACAGCAACCCACCTCGTCCACGCGGCCCTCCGGCAGATCCTCGGAGACCATGTGCGACAGGAAGGCTCGCTGGTTGCGCCGGACCGCTTGCGCTTTGACTTCCGGCACTACGGGCCTCTGAGTCCCGCCGAGATCACTCAGATCGAGGAGATAGTCAATACTAGGCTCTGGGCCAACCAGCCGGTTGTGATCGAAGAGATGCGGATGGACGAGGCACTGGCCAAAGGCGCACTGGCCTTCTTCGGTGACAAGTATGGAGACGAGGTACGGGTAGTCAGTATCGCCGACTTTAGTATCGAGCTGTGCGGAGGGGCCCACACCAAGGCCACAGGGGAGATCGGCCTATTTAAGATCTCGCATGAGACCGGCGTCGCTGCCGGCGTACGGCGGATCGAGGCTCTGACCGGCCCTGGGGCCTTTCAGCACCTGAAGCGTGAGGGCGAGGTTCTGCAGGAATCGGCTGATCGGCTGAAGAGTAAGCCTCTTGAAGTTCCCGAAAAGGTTGACCGCCTCTTCGACGCGACACGCGCCCTCGAGCGAGAGGTCCAGCAGCTTCGGGCCAAGCTGGGTGCGGAAATGGCGGAGGAGTTGCTGAAGAAGGCGACCCAAGTCTCCGGCGTCACGGTGGTGACGGGTCTGGCCGAGTGGTGTGATCAGCGGGCCCTACGGGAGCTCGCAGATAGACTGAGGGCCAAGATCAGCAGCGGGGTGATCGTTCTGGCAACGTCCTCGGATGGACGGGTAAGCTGGGTGGCGGCCGTGACACCCGACCTCACCTCGCGGCTGCACGCCGGCAAATTGGTGAAGGAGGTGGCAAGTATTACGGGTGGGAGCGGAGGCGGCCGGGCCGATCTCGCCGAAGCCGGCGGGAAGGATCCTGATAAGCTGAATCTGGCGCTCCAGCTTATCCCGGACTTGGTTAGACGGTTTCTCGCATGA
- a CDS encoding phosphatidylserine decarboxylase translates to MTIPLAREGWPFILAPLGLAAILWVAGWHGGGVAVLVLAVLVALFFRDPPRDVPQGKGLLLAPGDGTVVQVIPYLGHELQEPATQISIFLSVFNVHINRAPFPAVVETVEYKPGTFRPAWESKASTGNEQNLIILKAPEGRLLVKQIAGLIARRVVCRVVAGQKLEAGERFGLIRFGSRVDLIVPARAELSVKRGDRVKGGITVMGMLR, encoded by the coding sequence ATGACGATACCTCTTGCACGAGAAGGGTGGCCATTTATCCTAGCACCGCTGGGCCTGGCTGCCATCCTATGGGTTGCAGGGTGGCATGGTGGTGGCGTTGCTGTACTTGTTTTGGCTGTGTTGGTGGCGTTATTTTTCCGTGACCCACCCCGCGACGTCCCGCAGGGCAAGGGGTTGCTCCTTGCCCCTGGCGATGGGACCGTTGTCCAGGTTATCCCGTATCTTGGCCACGAGTTGCAAGAACCGGCCACCCAGATCAGCATCTTCCTATCGGTTTTCAATGTACACATCAACCGTGCCCCGTTTCCCGCGGTGGTCGAAACGGTTGAGTACAAACCGGGGACATTTCGCCCCGCATGGGAGTCTAAGGCGTCGACAGGCAATGAACAGAACCTCATCATACTGAAGGCGCCGGAAGGCCGACTATTGGTGAAACAGATCGCAGGCTTGATCGCAAGGCGCGTTGTATGCCGGGTCGTTGCCGGGCAAAAGCTTGAGGCTGGAGAGCGATTCGGGCTGATTCGGTTTGGGTCGCGCGTAGATCTGATCGTTCCGGCACGTGCGGAGCTTTCCGTGAAACGCGGAGATCGTGTCAAGGGAGGAATCACTGTGATGGGGATGCTCCGATGA